In Phocoena sinus isolate mPhoSin1 chromosome 10, mPhoSin1.pri, whole genome shotgun sequence, a single genomic region encodes these proteins:
- the WNT1 gene encoding LOW QUALITY PROTEIN: proto-oncogene Wnt-1 (The sequence of the model RefSeq protein was modified relative to this genomic sequence to represent the inferred CDS: inserted 1 base in 1 codon; deleted 5 bases in 5 codons) has translation MGHWALLPGWVSATLLLALAALPAALAANSSGRWWGIVNVASSTNLLTDSKSLQLVLEPSLQLLSRKQRRLIRQNPGILHSVSGGLQSAVRECKWQFRNRRWNCPTASGPHLFGKIVNRGCRETAFIFAITSAGVTHSVARSCSEGSIESCTCDYRRRGPGGPDWHWGGCSDNIDFGRLFGREFVDSGEKGRDLRFLMNLHNNEAGRTTVFSEMRQECKCHGMSGSCTVRTCWMRLPTLRAVGDVLRDRFDGASRVLYGNRGNNRASRAELLRLEPEDPAHKPPXPHDLVYFEKSPNFCTYSGRLGTAGTAGRACNSSSPALDGCELLCCGRGHRTRTQRVTERCNCTFHWCCHVSCRNCTHTRVLHECL, from the exons ATGGGGCACTGGGCGCTGCTGCCTGGCTGGGTTTCCGCTACGCTGTTGCTGGCGCTGGCCGCTCTGCCTGCAGCCCTGGCCGCCAACAGCAGTGGCCGATGGTG GGGCATCGTGAACGTAGCGTCCTCCACGAACCTGCTGACCGACTCCAAGAGCCTGCAA CTGGTACTCGAGCCCAGTCTGCAGCTGCTGAGCCGCAAACAGCGGCGGCTGATCCGCCAGAACCCGGGGATCCTGCACAGTGTGAGCGGGGGGCTGCAGAGCGCTGTGCGA GAGTGCAAGTGGCAGTTCCGGAACCGCCGCTGGAACTGTCCCACAGCTTCGGGGCCCCACCTCTTCGGCAAGATCGTCAACCGAG GCTGTCGGGAAACAGCATTTATCTTCGCCATCACCTCGGCCGGGGTCACCCATTCGGTGGCGCGCTCCTGCTCGGAGGGCTCCATCGAGTCCTGCACGTGCGACTACCGGCGGCGCGGTCCTGGGGGCCCCGATTGGCACTGGGGAGGCTGCAGCGACAACATCGACTTCGGCCGCCTCTTTGGCCGGGAGTTTGTGGACTCCGGGGAGAAGGGGCGGGACCTGCGCTTCCTCATGAACCTTCAC AACAACGAGGCGGGCCGCACG ACCGTGTTCTCCGAGATGCGCCAGGAGTGCAAGTGCCACGGGATGTCCGGCTCGTGCACGGTGCGCACGTGCTGGATGCGGCTGCCCACGCTGCGCGCCGTGGGCGACGTGCTGCGGGACCGG TTCGACGGCGCCTCGCGCGTCCTGTACGGCAATCGCGGCAACAACCGTGCCTCGCGAGCGGAACTGCTGCGCCTCGAGCCCGAGGACCCCGCTCACAAGCCTC TCCCCCACGATCTCGTCTACTTCGAGAAATCGCCCAACTTCTGCACATACAGCGGACGCCTG GGTACAGCGGGCACGGCAGGGCGCGCCTGCAACAGCTCGTCGCCCGCGCTGGACGGCTGCGAGCTGCTCTGCTGCGGCCGGGGCCACCGCACGCGCACGCAGCGCGTCACCGAGCGCTGCAACTGCACCTTCCACTGGTGCTGCCACGTCAGCTGCCGCAACTGCACGCACACTCGCGTTCTGCACGAGTGCCTGTGA